From the genome of Triticum aestivum cultivar Chinese Spring chromosome 1A, IWGSC CS RefSeq v2.1, whole genome shotgun sequence:
GGCGCAATGTCATTGAGAATAAAACTACTCCGGTTCTTCCTTTGCACTATACGTGTAATGATTGTGGTTAAGAAGAAAATTATTTGTGGTTAAGAAGAAAAAAACTCAATCGAGCATATATATCAGCCGAGAACTTGATAGATGCAGGTCTTATCCTACTTGTTAATTAGTTTACCTACATCCGAAAACGGTTTGCACAAGTAGTTACTATCCCTATGTAATATTGTGCAGAAAAAAGAGGCCTTGTTGGCCTCAATGCTCAAGGCAAATCCCTTGAATATTCAATTTTATAGGGATTTTAATTGATAATAAATGAACAGTGTGACACCATTTAATACGGAGATTGATATCAATTTATCACATATGCCAGACGTATTTCGATGGAGGTCGAATAGCAATAGTGTCttccaaggttgtcagaatcgcgattatgaatcggatcggagcttcgatggtaggatcgcaaatcgtagaatcttcactatcaagatcgtaaagtcgtagattctaagaactaaaatcgtagaatcatacgGGTTAGTTTgaatcgtaaagtcgtagaatcgtataacagaatcgcgagtCTGACAACCTTGTACTGTCTTTACTGTCTAGTCTTATGTGAACCTCATTAATTATGAGCCTAGTTTTCATAGACATAATATTTTAAAACCAAAGTCCTGGTTAAGACTAAAGTATTCATGTAGGTTTTGCAGAGGGGGTTCATTCTTACTAAATGACAACATGAAATTGACAATGTAGCAAAACAGTTACTTGTGTGATCAAGAGGaaacaattcatcatctttttctaTCTTGTCCATTTGCAATCTTTTTCTGATGTAATTTGTTACTACCAACGAGCATACTGAATTTGTTTGGAAACCGGTTGGGTGGTATCCACCCAAAACTCAAGGGACACGTCCGAGTGAGAGTTTGTGCTCTTCTATGGGCAATTTGAAACTGTCGAAATGATTGCATTTTTAACAGATCATCTGTACAAGAAAAATTGCTGGTTATCTCTAAGGCTACGGCAACAATCTGTATGTGGCCATTAGTGCAGCATGTGGATGACCAAGAGCATATGTCCTTTGGGTACAACCATCTGGAGATGGTCGCAACGCAATTATTCAACTAGTTTGGTTGGCGTGCCAATAATAGATTATGGGTCTGAATCATGTAACCTCATCACTTATCAGTTGTGATCTTTTTTTCCCATCTTATCTAATAGTTATGTGCTTTGAATTGTGATTTAATAAAATGGTTGTGTGCATTACGATGAGCAGAGCTGGGGGTATCccctttcagaagaaaaaaaaagtTATGCAATCAGCGACCGCCGCCTAGCTACACGCACCACAACTTGTCAGTTAGAGCATGTCCCTTTTGATTAAGCAATCTACCGGggctttctcaaaaaaaaaaaagaaaaaaaaaagcaatCTACCGGGGCTTCATGCCAGGAGGTATCCGCATGGTTACGTCTTTGCTTAACATTTGCAAAAAAGGGGACCGGCTGTAGCACATGGTAAGTTGACTGATTTTTCTTTTAGAGTCAGTCGATTCACTACAAATCGCATTAGTCGATTTGCTCGCATGTCTGCATACTTCCTACTCGATCGGTCGTACTAGCTGCTCACTTCTTTTTTGACTTCAACGCCCAACTGTAGCACATGGTGTGCAATGGACATTGAAATTCATGCATAGGGCTGGTACTTCTTTCATGTGTAGATCAGCAAGAGCTCCGTAATATTTATGTGTACTTGAATCCCACACTACGTATGAATTTGACTTACTTCAACATACTAGTTCACTTTGCACATGACAATTTGAACAGAGGAAAAATAAAGAATTGCAAACTTCTTGGTAAGCAAAAATGAATCATTGGAGTGAATTAACCCTAAATTAAACAAACACACATTTAAACCGAAATTAATATTATGCAACTATGggtaaataatataaaataaaaacttctACTTTCTCTGGACTTCTCATTCCCCTACACTAATAtactaaaaaataatataaaaaatgaAGTTTTCTATAAAAGACTGAATTTGTGGCATAAGTACTACCCTTTAAGAAAATGAAAATATGTGCAAAAATAAAAAGATTACACACAATATACACAAATTGCGCTTTTTtaaatatgcaagaataaacatatgATAATGTAATTTTTGCAAATAATAAATTTCCTACAAAACGAATTAATTAGTGGCATTTGTAATACCCTTGTAGAAGAAAATAAACTAAGCTAAACTAAAAAAATTTATAAGGAATAATAAATTAGTGGCATAGGTATTATCCTTTAATAAGAaaaataacacacacacacacacacacacacacaactttaCACTGAAATCTCTTTTTTAATATGCAAAAATTAATCATATAATAAAGCAATTTTGGCATATATTATATAGTATTTGTGTGCATACATTTTACACTCACCCAACATGCCAAAAATAcccacaaaagaaaagaaaaaaaatcaagtaataaagaaatatgaaaataaaagcaaaaggaGATAAAaactgaaaaaaacagaaaaaacaaatgAAGGAAAGGGATTAGCTGGGTCGCACCTGGTAATGGGCTTTGTTTATTAACACAATCCAAGCACCTCATAGAACAAACCAGGGAAACAAAATAAGAATCGCAAAGCAAGATCAACGGCACACAAAATCGACTGAAGAAAGTAGTGGCTGCACCCACCTTCCGTGCACCCATGGTGCACCCACGTAAGAAGACATagcaaaaaattctgaaacttttcgGGAATGATAATCAACAAATGTTATGGGGGCGTGCAAAGTTTTGTGGTCAAATAAAATTCGAGGAGTTCTTTATAAAAAAGTCTTTTTTATAGAgagctcctcgaatgttatttgaGCATCAAGTTTTGCAAACGCCCATAACATTTGTTGATAATCATTCGCACAAAATTTCAGAATGTTATAAAATGTCTTGATACATTTTCTTGCGTGGGTGCACCGAGCCTGTGGGTAGAAAACTACTCTCGATCGACTGACCCGCAATAAAATTTCATGCCACTTACATACAGCTAAATGGCAATAAAAGGGTCTCCTTTGCTTAAACCAGCAGCTGGGTCATCATTAGGCATTCCAGGCTTGTCGTTAGATGATCCTTTCGGATACGACTATGCATGATCGTGAGCCTTAACCTCGCGGTCCTCGCCAGCCAGTGCGAGACAATGTTTGTTCGTTTGCTTATGGACAAAAGAGTACGCGTGATTGCACCTGTCGTGGAAAACTAATAGAGCATGCGACGTGCTCCGTATATAAAGCATCAGAACACGGCTTGTATCCATCCATCTCACACGGCGGCTTCCCGATCTTAGTAATCTGGGACCAAAAGAGGAAGCAGCCAACGAGAGCGAGACATCAACTGAAACATCAGCGAGAGAAATGAAGACGGGCGTGATCATCTTGTCCGTCGTGGTAGCGGTTTTTGGGGTGGCAAGCGCTGTGCTGGGGTTGATCGCCGAGGGCGCCAAGCTCACGGTAAGTACATTAGTAGTCTCGTAATCTAAGTACTCCGTCCGTCggttcgaaattacttgtctcgaaaatagatgtatctaaaactaaaatacgtctagatacatctatttctacgacaagtaattctgaacggagagAGTAGTACGTAGTAGTATGCATCTGAAGAAAACTAAAACGGACCGGCGACGCTTGTGGCGCGCAGCCGAATGACATCAAGATATCCAGAAACGAGTGCGTGTACCCTGACAACCCGGCATACGCACTGGGGCTAGTGGCGGCCCTCCTGCTGCTGGTGGTCCAGATCACCGCCTCCGCCGTCGGCGGCTGCTGCGGCTGCTGCAAGCCTCGGGGCGCCGGCTTCTCCGGGTCCAAGCGTTCCAGGTCCAAGAGGGTCATTGGCCTTGGCGCCCTCCTCTGCCTCGTCTCATGGTGAGCTTCCGTGCTCATAGTCCATACATGATGCATGTGTGGCACAGTGGAAGCCACTGGTAGGCATGTCGAGGGTTCGTTCGATCGATGGAGGTGACGACGATCAAATCAACGGGTGATGAATATGTTGTGTATGTGTGTGCAGGATAGCAGCGTTGATCGCGGAGTGGTTCTTCTTG
Proteins encoded in this window:
- the LOC123149251 gene encoding uncharacterized protein; translation: MKTGVIILSVVVAVFGVASAVLGLIAEGAKLTPNDIKISRNECVYPDNPAYALGLVAALLLLVVQITASAVGGCCGCCKPRGAGFSGSKRSRSKRVIGLGALLCLVSWIAALIAEWFFLQGAFGNAPMTRRTPQGQGCTYLKDGVFRMGAILSILATVLGIISYIVLYVAMAAAAGAGTTATLGAVAGPSSAGETKHDGIAIGQPAVAQQQSQAV